The genomic window CCCCACGATGGACAACACTGGACGCGACTTACCGATGATGCTGAGCATCTTGCAAATCTAGGAATTAGCCACGTCTGGATGCCACCTGCCTTTAAAGCTACCAACGAAAAAGATGTCGGTTATGGTGTCTATGACCTTTTTGACCTCGGAGAATTCGACCAAAAAGGCACTATCCGTACCAAATACGGCTTTAAAGAAGACTATCTTCAAGCCATTCAAACACTTAAATCACATGGGATTCAACCTATGGCTGACGTCGTCTTAAACCACAAGGCAGCTGCAGATCGTTTAGAATCCTTCCAGGTTATTGAAGTCGACCCAGAAGATCGCACAATTGAACTTGGAGAACCTTTTACTATCAATGGTTGGACAAACTTTACTTTTGATGGAAGACAAAATACCTACAATGATTTCCACTGGCACTGGTACCATTTCACTGGAACTGACTATGATGCTAAACGTCGTAAGTCTGGCATCTATCTCATTCAAGGTGATAATAAAGGCTGGGCTAACGAGGAATTAGTTGATAACGAGAATGGTAACTATGACTATCTCATGTATGCGGACCTAGATTTCAAGCATCCAGAAGTCATAAAAAATATCTACGATTGGGCTGATTGGTTTATCGAAACGACTGGTGTAACAGGTTTCCGCTTAGATGCTGTAAAGCATATTGACTCTTTCTTTATGCGTAATTTCATTCGTGACATCAAAGAGAAATATGGACAAGACTTCTATGTCTTTGGAGAATTCTGGAATCCAGACAAGGAAACCAACTTGGACTACCTCGAAAAGATTGAAGAGCGCTTTGACCTTGTCGATGTCCGACTCCATATGAATCTCTTTGAAGCAAGCCAGGCTGGTGCAGACTACGACTTGCGTACCATCTTTAATGATAGTCTGGTTCAAATCAAACCAGATAAGGCTGTAACCTTTGTCGAAAACCATGATACTCAACGAGGACAAGCTTTAGAATCTACTGTAGAAGAATGGTTCAAACCAGCAGCCTATGCTCTTATTCTTTTGCGTGAGCAGGGTCTCCCTTGTGTCTTTTATGGAGACTACTACGGTATCTCTGGTCAATATGCTCAGCAAGATTTTAAAGAAGTTCTTGACCATTTGCTAGCTATCCGAAAAGATTTAGCTTATGGAGAGCAGACGGACTACTTTGATGACCCTAATTGTATCGGTTGGGTCCGTTCAGGAGCTGACAATCAAGCACCTTTAGCTGTTCTTATCTCAAATGCTCAAGATAATTACAAAACTATGTTTGTTGGTCCAGAATGGGTTGATCATACTTTTGTTGATTTACTTGGCAACCATTCAGACCAAGTAACTATTAATGCTGAAGGATATGGTGATTTCCCAGTTGCTGAACGTTCTGTAAGTGTTTGGGGACTTACTTATTAAGAACACAAAAAAACTTGCCATGGGCAAGTTTTTTTATTGCTAAATATTAGTCTTTCCAAAGGTCCATGGCATTTTTAAAATCAGATGAAACTTGTACATTTTGAGGGTTTGTTGCCTCTCTCTCCTGACGTTTCGCTTCTACCTGGGCTACACTCCTAATCCCTTCGTGACGCCAGTTTCGAAGGATAGCTTGGATATATTTCCAATTTGGTTTTCCATTTAAAACAGCTTCACGTAAGGCTTCTTTTATCAAATCCGCACTAGTTCCGTCTTCTTTCAAACTCTTTTCCAAATCTTCGATTTCAAATGGGCTCAATAGACGGCCTAGCTCCTGTTGGAAAGTATCTACCAAGCTCTTTAAATCATTTGGAGCAGATTGCACCTGGTTTGGAGCTTGTTTTTCAAAAAGTTGGTCTAGGCGCTCCAAGGCAAGAGTTGCATCGAAGATAATTTCTATTTCGCCATTAAGTTCAATCGTACGGTATTGAAGCAGGCCTTTTTCTGTCAAGCGTGAAATGGCCTGATTGACTTCAGTGACATTTTTGCCGATTCTTTCAGCAATCTGACTTGGAGACAATTCTCCTAAAGCCGTTGTATTCTGTAGGTAAAAGAATTGCCAAACCAAGAAATCATCACTTGATGAGAACAATTGATTGTAATGTAAAAGCAGGTCACTCGGTAACACTAAGTTTCCTGATTTGAAAGCATCTAAATATGTCATAATTCCTCTTATAAATATCCAAAATGAGACACATCTTCTTCCGCACTCTTCCACTCAAACGGTGTTTCTTGGTAAACTGCATAATTTACCCAGTTACTGAAAAAGAGGGCTGCAGATGAACTCCAACGCATACAAGGAAGCTCATGAATGTCATCATTTTTGAAATAATTTTCTGGTATATGGGGATCTAAACCAGCATCTAGATCTCTAAAATATTCCTTTGCAAGCGTGTCGCGATCATACTCTAAATGCCCAAAGCTATAAACTTCTCTCAAATCTCGACTCGCAAGGATAGAGATTCCCACCTCTTTTCCTGATGCTAAAATCTCTAGATTTGTTTTATTCAGAATATCTTCTTTGTGGACTTCTGTATGGCGAGAATGAGGGGATACATATAAATCATCAAAACCTCTCAAAAGAAGGTGACCTTCTTTTAAAACATCCTGAGGATAAATCCCCGAAAGCTTCTGCTCCATCTGGTATTTATCTACGCCATAGCGATAGTATAGACCTGCCTGTGCCCCCCAACAAATATGCAAGGTTGAAAAGACATGAGTCTTAGACCAATCGATAACTTGGGTAAACTCCTGCCAATAGTCAACCTCCTCAAATGGAAGGTGCTCAACTGGAGCTCCTGTGATAATCAAGCCATCGAAATAATCATCTTTGACCTCCGAGAAGGTCTTATAAAAGGTCTCCATATGCTCTGATCGAGTTGTTTTTGATTGGTGACTCTCCATATATAAAAAGTCAATATCTAACTGTAAAGGAGTATTGGCCAAATGCCTTAAGAGTTGAGTCTCTGTTACAATTTTTTGCGGCATTAGATTTAAAATAAGAATTTTCAAGGGCCGGATATCCTGATGAGCCGCCCGTTGATCATCCATGACGAAAATATTTTCTGTTTGTAAAATCTCAACTGCTGGTAATTTTTTATCAATTCTAATCGGCATGGAAATCTCCTCACTGTATCATACTGGACTCAAGTAACCTGACTGTCATCAAATGGAATAATCCAGCTGACGACACTTCTTTCCTTTATTATACTGTAAGAAGATATAGTTTTCAATTATAGTTTTTCTCTAACTAGATATAGCCTATTTTTATATCCGATGAAGAGAAAACAGCCCTAAGGACTGTTTTTCATTAATAATGCATCAAAACTTTATAGTCGTAATCTCCGATTGCTTCACGACCTTTTAGTTCATCAAGCTCAATCAAGAAGGCACAACCAGCTACGATACCACCAAGTTTTTCAATCATTTCGATGGTTGCTTTCACAGTACCACCTGTTGCCAAGAGGTCATCTACGATAAGAACACGTTGACCTGGTTTGATAGCATCTGCGTGCATAGTCAAAGTATCAACACCATATTCTTTTTCGTAGTCAGCTGAAATCACTTCACGTGGTAATTTCCCTGGTTTACGTACAGGTGCAAAACCAATTCCCAACTCAAAAGCAACTGGACATCCAACGATAAATCCACGCGCTTCTGGTCCTACGATCATATCAATCTGTTTGTCAGTAGCATATTGAACAATTTCACGAACAGCATAGCTGTAGGCATTTCCGTTAGCCATCAAAGGGCTGATATCACGGAACGTAATGCCTTCTTGTGGATAATTTTCAATACTTGCAATGTAATCTTTTAAGTTCATAGCATTTCTTTCTTTTTAAGTTTTTACTCCCTATTATACCATATTTCCTAGAAAAGCAAAATAGAAAGAAGCCTTGGTACTTAGTCCAAGACTTCCCTTTGCTCTTCAATAGCAAATGGTTAATCAGGCAATGAAATCCTTACTTCTTTTTACTTTTAGAGTTTTGGTTGCGTTGACGATTTTGTTCGATGCGCCACTCTCGTTCATAGTAGGACATGGTTTCAAATACCCTTCGCGGCAAACCCACATCCAGCAAGTGGATTGGAATTTTTAAAACGTTAGAATCTTTCGAACTTGTAAATCTACTTCGTAGACGTCGCCATAGAGAGTTATTGTTCAAAAGATTTGTATCATAAAAATGAACATCAATAGTATAAAAATCCCTTGAATTTCTACTGCCCTTAATTCTCATAAGAGCAAATTTTTCTATATCTCCCCAAGAATAAAACTGCCAGTCTTTTTTCGGATGTGGCTTATAGGAAAAACCTTGAGCCGTACATTTTAAATACTCTTTATCTGATAGAAGAATCTGTATCCGTTCATACAAGAGCCATCCAACAATGATGATTAAGAATAAGACAAAGAGTCTTAATGCTACTAATCCAATAGGTACTTCTTTGGGATAGGTCATCATAAAAGAGAGAATCCAAAGAAGAAAAGCTAACTCAACTACGCAGAGAACAATAGTCCAAATGATTTTCTTACTGCTCCATTTGATGATTTTCTCTTCCATTAAACCAACTCACTTAAATATTCATAGCGTTCATATTTTTCAAGCAAGGCTTCATTCTTTTCATCCAGCTCCTTTTGAAGGGTGGCTAGCTTCCCAAAGTCAGAGCCATTTGCTTGCATTTCTTCTTCAATAGCAGCGATGCGATTTTCCAAGGCTTCGATGTCACCTTCAATGCTTGCCCATTCTTGCTTTTCTTGGTAGGTCATCCGTTTCTTTTCTTCACGAACTTTGACCACTTTTTCCTTGTCAGCTTTTTGGATTTGAGTTACCGTTTCTGCTTCAAAAGCTTTTTCATCTAGGTAGTCTGTGTAATGTCCAAAAAAAGGACGGATGGTTCCATTCTCAAAGGCAAGGATCTTAGTCGCAACCTTATCAAGAAAATAACGGTCGTGACTAACTGTCAGAACTGGACCTGCAAAACCTTGTAAGAAATTTTCTAAAACCGTTAAGGTCGCAATATCTAAATCATTTGTTGGCTCGTCTAAGAGGAGCACATTAGGCTTTTCAAGGAGTAGTTTGAGGAGATAAAGACGTTTCTTCTCTCCACCAGATAACTTCTCAATCAAGGTACCATGCGTTGATCGTGGGAAAAGGAACTGCTCTAGCAACTCAGCGATAGATGTCGTAGAACCACCACTGGTCTTGACTTCTTCTGCCACTTCCTGCAGGTAGTTAATAACCCGCTTGCTTTCATCCAAACCTTCGATTTGTTGAGAGAAATAAGCGATGCGAACCGTTTCTCCGATAATAACTTGACCTTCAGTTGGCTCGAGACTTCCTGCAATGAGATTGAGAAGAGTTGACTTCCCAACACCATTATCCCCGACGATTCCGATACGGTCTTTGGCTTGGACCAAAAGATTAAAATGTTTCAGAATCGGTTTATCGTCATAGGCAAAGGAAACATCCTTAAACTCGATTACCTTTTTACCGATACGGCTAGTTTCAAAATTCATGGCCAAGTCTGTCTCAACGCTAGTATCTGAAACTTCCTTTTTCAAATCGTGGAATCGATTGATACGAGCTTGTTGCTTGGTTGCACGAGCTTGAGGTTGCCGTCTCATCCAAGCTAATTCTTGTTTGTAAAGTTGTTCCTTTTTGTGAAGAAGAGCTGCATCGCGTTCATCCTGTTCCGCCTTGAGACGAACATAGTCTTGGTAATTTCCTTGATATTCTGTCAACCCTGCTCTGTCCAACTCAAAGATTCGCGTAGAAAGGGCATCTAGGAAATAGCGATCGTGGGTGATAAATAATACTGTTTTCTTGGAATTTTTCAAGAAGAGGGTTAGCCACTCAATGGTCGCAATATCCAAGTGGTTGGTAGGCTCATCAAGAAGCAAAAGATCATGGTTGCCCAGAAGGACTTGCGCCAACTGAACCCGTCTACGCAGACCACCTGACAATTCTCCAACAGGAGTAGATAAGTCTTGAATGCCTAGTTTACGGAGAACCGTCTTGACCTGACTTTCGATTTCCCAAGCTTGGAGGGAATCCATCTCAGCCATCACACGTTCTAAACGGGCTTGCTTATCCTCACTATAGTTGAGCATGAGCAGTTCATATTCACGAATTAACTGGATTTCCTTGAGGTCACTTGATAGAACGGTATCCAAGACAGTCTTACTATCATCAAAATCTGGGTCCTGGGTCAGGTAGCCAATCTTGTAATCATTTTTTGCTGAAAATGGGCTTACGTCACCATCAAAACCTGAAACTCCAGAAAGCACATCTAAAAGGGTTGTTTTACCGGTTCCGTTGACACCGATAAGACCAATTCTGTCCAAGTCATGGATGATAAAGGAAATATCCTTAAAGACTGTCTTATCTCCAACGGATTTACTTAGTTTTTCAACGATAAAGTCACTCATTTTCTCTCCCTTAGGTAGTCATGGATGGCTTGACGGTCATTTTTTAATTCTCCATCAACAATAGCATACTCAATTTCTTCTAAAACATCCCCTAATTCAGGACCTGGCTGATAGCCGTATTCTTTGATGAGAATGCCACCGTTGATGTGCATTTCTTTCTTATCATGAATGGTCAAACTCTCATAGGTTTCTGTGATAGCTTGCGGATTGACTTCTTTCCCTTGAGCTCGGCGAAGATTTTCAGCCTGTAGAAGCAAGTCCAAATCAAAGCGGTAACAATCACGCTTGCCGAGTTCCCCTTCTTCTCGGAGGGCCAAAATAGCGAGCAAATTCTGTACCTGCTTGGCAAATTGACGTGATGTCTTCCAATGTTTTAAAAAATTTTGAGCATCTTCCACTTTTAAAACCCATAAAAGTGCTGCCCAGGCTTGTTCAGAAGATTCAAAGGTGAAATTATCTTTTAAGTCAAATAAAGACTGGAGATTGCCCTGACTACCAGCCATATCTGGAAGATAATCATAAGCTTTGCTTGCAATCATAGAAGATAAGCCTACTCTCCAATGAGGGGCTAGTAGAAGTTTATCAAATTCTACAAAAGTACGTTCCACAGAAATTTTCTCTAAGAGTGGCGTTAAGGTCTTCATCGCTTCAAACGTTTCTTGTTCAAGTTCAAAACCAAGACTAGCTTGGAAACGAAATCCACGCATGATTCGTAGAGCATCTTCATTAAAACGTTCACTAGCTACACCAACTGCACGTAGAACTTGATTTTCTAAATCTTGTAAACCATCAAATAAATCAACGATTTCCCCTGTCTCATCCAAGGCAAAGGCATTGACTGTGAAATCACGTCGTTTGAGGTCCTCTTCTAACGAACGAACAAAAGAAACTGAACTTGGTCTACGGTAGTCTACATAGACATCTTCCGTTCTGAATGTGGTTACTTCGTACTCTTCATCTCCATCTAAAACCAAGACGGTTCCATGCTCAATGCCAATATCAGCTGTCCGTGGAAAAATCTGCTTGGTTTCTTCTGGATAGGATGACGTCGCGATATCCACATCATGGATGGGGCGGTTAAGAAGGGCATCCCTAACGGACCCACCCACAAAATAAGCCTCAAATCCTGCTTCTTTAATTTTTTCTAATACTGGTAAAGCCTTCTGAAATTCAGAAGGCATTTTTGTTAATTTCATAGTAAGTGTTCTAATCCATAGACAAGCTCATGACGCTTGACAACTTCTTTGATTCCCAAATTCACCCCTGTCATGAAGGAGCTACGATCATAGGAGTCATGACGCAGAGTCAATCCTTCTCCCTGATTTCCAAAAATGACTTCCTGATGAGCTACCAAACCTGGTAAACGTACCGAATGGATTCGCATACCATCAAAATTAGCTCCACGTGCACCTGCAACGAGTTCTTCCTCATCGCTAGCACCTTGTTGGAGAGGCTCTCGGACTTGAGCCATCAACTCAGCTGTTTTGATAGCTGTCCCGCTCGGCGCATCCTTTTTCTTGTCATGGTGAAGTTCAATAATCTCCACATTTGGGAAATATTTGGCAGCCTGAGCTGCAAATTGCATCAGCAAGACAGCACCCAAGGCAAAATTGGGAGCAATTAGGCCACCCAATCCTTTGGAACGTGAAAATTCTTTTAATTCTTCGATTTCTTGACTGGTGAAACCTGTCGTTCCTACTACTGGAGCATAGCTATTTTCAAGAGCAAAGCGTGTATTCTCATAGGCGACAGCTGGTGTAGTAAAGTCTACCCAAACATCTGCCTCAAAACCTGCCAAGTCATTCTTATCATTGAATACTGGAATTCCTTGCCACTCAGATGCAGACTCAAAAGGATCCAAAACGGCTACTAGTTCAAGTTCAGAATCAGACAAAACCATCTGACAAGCAGCTTGTCCCATTCTTCCCTTAAAACCTGCAATAATCACTCGAATACTCATCTTTACTCCTATCTAAGATACAAAGCCTGTAAGAACAATCTAGACGATTGGTGTGTATGCCAAAGCGATGCTTCCTTCTCCCAGGTGAGTTCCAATGACACTACCAAAGGTTGCAATCTCAACATCTGTAGCTACTCCACTATCTAGCAAAAGCTGACGTAAATCGGCTGCTTTTTGAGGAGCATTCCCATGAATTACAGTAATCTGATAATTTCCATTACTTGTTACTTCTTTGACAATTTCAACCAAACGTTTTGTTGCTTTCTTCTCTGTACGAACCTTCTCATAAACTTCGATAACACCTTGGTCATTAAAATATAGAATTGGTTTAATGCTAAGAAGATTTCCTAAAATGGCTGCGCCGTTTGATAAACGACCACCTTTAACCAAATGATCAAGATCATCTACCATGATAAAGGCAGAAGTATTTTCAATCTGTTCTGTTAACTTGTCTAGTATAGACTGGAAATCATTTCCCTGCTCAGACCATTGAAACACACTTTCCACCATGAATCCTAGTGGTGCACTTGTAATTCGAGTATCAGGAAAAGCAATGGTCAGACCTTCGAACTCATCCGTCATATATTGGATATTCTGATGAAATCCTGAGATTCCAGAAGAAAGGAAGAGACCCAGAACATGAGTATAACCTTTTTCTTTCAATGATGATAAAATTTCATCCAACTTTGCGATACTTGGTTGACTTGTTTTAGGTAGTTCAGATGAATGAGCCATTTTTTCATAAAATTCTTGAGCGGTTAGATTTACACCTTCAACATACTCCTGTCCGTCGATATTCACAGGAATGTCAAGCACAAATAAATCTTCTTTCCGCAAGGTTTCCGCTTGTAGAAAAGCAGATGAGTCTGTTATGACCGCTAATTTCATCTTTTTAAAACTCCAAATTAATTCCTGGTAAATCTAGTGCAATTTCCGTCACTTCATAAGTCAAACGGTTTAGCATATCCAAAGAAGGACGAGCAAGTGTCTCAACTTCTTCTTGACTAAAGTCACTTGGTTGATCTACGATACGACCTTCAACGTGGTTGACTTGAGAAATAGTACCACTGATAACAAATTTATCAAAGACAATCATAAAGCTCAAAACAACTACGAGAGAAGTCACTTGATTTTCTTGGTCATGTTGTAGTAGTTGGAAGTTCACATCAACCTTTGTTTCAGGAATTCCGTTTTCATTTTCCCATTCAAAATTACGTGCATCAAAGTGATACTGACTAACAAATTCTTGTTCACGTTTTAAATTCATCATATTCTCCATGGTTACAATTTACTTTGACATTGTAACATATTTTCTTATTTTCTGCTAACTTTCCTAAATTCCGATTTCTGCTTTCACAACTTCAGCAATGGTATCCACATAGTAATCCACTTCTTCAGTTGTTGGTGCTTCAGCCATGACACGCAAGAGTGGCTCAGTTCCACTTGGGCGAACGAGAATACGTCCGTTACCTGCCATCTCTTCTTCCATCTTATCGATAATAGCCTTGATAGCTGGTACTTCCATGGCTTTATCTTTCATGGTGTTTTCCACACGGATATTAACCAATTTTTGTGGGTAAATTGTTACTTCTGAAGCCAATTGAGATAAGCTCATCCCTGTTTCTTGCATGATCTTAGTCAATTGAACTGCTGAAAGTTGACCATCACCAGTTGTATTGTAGTCCATCAAGATAACGTGACCTGACTGCTCTCCACCGAGATTGTAGCCTGATTTTCTCATTTCTTCAACTACATAGCGGTCTCCAACAGCAGTGACAGCTTTATTAATGCCTTCACGGTCCAAGGCTTTATGGAAACCAAGGTTGGACATAACTGTCGTTACAATTGTGTTTTGTACCAATTGACCTTTTTCAGAAAGGTATTTACCGATGATATACATAATCTTATCACCGTCGACAATTTCACCATTTTCATCTACTGCAATCAAACGATCGCTGTCCCCATCAAAGGCTAAACCAATGGCAGATTGACTTTCTTTTACAAGTTCTTGCAAGGCTTCTGGATGAGTCGAACCAACATTCAAGTTAATGTTTAAACCATCTGGAGTTTCTCCAATGACAGTGATTTGAGCACCCAAATCTGCAAAAATTTGACGAGCACTTGTAGAAGCTGCTCCATTTGCAGTATCCAAGGCCACTTTCATCCCTTCAAGAGGAGTTCCAGTCGAAACAAGGTAGGCTTCATATTTACGCAAGCCTTCTGGATAATCAACAACAGTACCTAATCCTTCTGCACTTGGACGTGGGAGAGTATCTTCACTGGCGTCAAGCAAGGCTTCGATTTCTGCTTCTTTTTCATCGTCTAGCTTAAAGCCATCGCCACCAAAGAATTTAATCCCGTTATCAAGGGCTGGGTTGTGGCTAGCTGAAATCATGACACCTGCGCTCGCTCCTTCAGTTTTTACCAAATATGCTACTGCAGGCGTAGCAAGTACACCAAGTTTATAAACGTGAATTCCCACAGAAAGAAGACCAGCAATCAAGGCTGCTTCTAACATTTCCCCTGAAATACGTGTATCGCGTCCAACTAAAACCTTAGGCGCTTCTGTCGCATGTTGACTGAGGACATATCCTCCAAAGCGACCCAACTTAAAGGCCAATTCTGGCGTTAATTCTACGTTTGCTTCTCCACGGACTCCGTCCGTTCCAAAATATTTACCCATTTTAAGATTCCTTTTCTAGTATAATGTTTATTTTAAGATTCTGACTTCGTCTCTGCTGCTGTCGTTGAAGAGTTTTCGGTAGACGAACCATTACTTGTTGAGGTTGTACTACTTGTTGTTCTGACAGCTTTGGTCGTTACTTTCATAGTAGTTTCAAAAGGTGTAATCACTGTTGGTAAGACAGCTCCATTTTTATCAACAGCTTGCAAAGGAACTGATCCAGAATAGTTCCCTGTAATCTGTTCACTCGTTGGTAAAACTGCAACAATCCGATCAATCTTAGATAGTGTATCCGCATCACTAGTTACTGAAACTTTTTCATCAGAAACAGTAACACGTTCGATTATAATCTTCTCATCAATTTGACTAGAATCAATTTGAGGTACAACAGGTACATTATCTCGAGTAACTTTCTTACCAATCTTGACTGTGATTTTTTGTGGTGTTGCTACAGCTGTCAAACCACTTGGAAGATTTTCAATGGTTAAGGGAACTTCAATCGTTCCTTCTGTAGCCTGCGTCAAATCAGCAGTCACTTTAAATTTACGAGTGCTTTCCTGCATCTCACTAGCCAAGGCCACCCGATTTGAACCCGTTAGAAACACCGTCACTTCTGAGCTAAAACCACTGATAAAATACTGCTCACTATCATACTGAATATCAATCGGTACATTGACTACTGTATTGGTATAGGTTTCAGTTTTAGTTTGTCTTGCGTTGGTATTGTTTTGATAATTGATTGATGTTGCATAGATAAACAGGACACACGCGAACAGGAGCGAGGAGATGATATAAAGACTATTTCTTCTCATTATTCCAGCCTCCTAATAGACGTTCTTTTAAGCTTGGTTCTTGTGAATCCTTAGGGATCAGAATACGACGTAGTTCTTCCTCGAATTCTTCCAAACTTAGATCATGTTTGAAGACACCATTGTAGGTGATGGATATACCTCCAGTTTCTTCTGATACAACAAAAGTAAGGGCATCTGAAACTTCTGATAAACCAATGGCTGCACGGTGACGAGTTCCGAACTCTTTGGAAATACCTGTGTTTTCTGTTAGTGGTAAATAGGCAGAAGTTACTGCAATCCGATCTCCACTGATAATAACTGCACCGTCATGGAGAGGCGTATTAGGGATAAAGATGTTAATTAATAACTCAGCAGAAATCTTAGCATCCAAAGGAATTCCTGTAACGATGTACTCCTGCAAGGTTCTCACACGTTGAACAGCTACCAAAGCTCCAATCTTCCGTGGGCTCATATACTCAACCGATTTTACAAAAGCCTGGACCATCTGCTCTTCTGAACTCATAGGAGTATTTGAAAAGAAGTCCGTAGCTCGACCTAATCGTTCCAAACCTGTCCGAATTTCTGGAGAAAAGATAACAACCGCTGCGATAACTCCATAGGTAATCAATTGGTTAATCAACCAGGAAATAGTCGTCAAGCCCAAAAAATTAGCCGCAATCTGAGCTAAGATAAAAACTAAAACGCCTCGAACCAGAATCATAATCTTGGTTCCTGCAATTGATTTTGTAAATTGATATAAGATATAAGCAACGATTAGAATATCAATCACATTTATCGCAATACTCCAAGGACTGGAAAACAAACTAGACCAGTATTGAAGATTAGATAATTGCTGAAAATTCATCCTGTGTCCCCTCTCCAAAAAAGCTTCTCTTCATTATACCATTTTTAATGGAAATTTTCTCCCCCCTACCTCATTTTAAATTGGCAGAAAATATGATAGAATAAAATGATAAAAATGAAACAAGGAGAAACCATGTCTGAACTATATGATATCACCATCGTAGGGGGTGGCCCAGTTGGTCTTTTCGCAGCCTTTTATGCAAATTTACGTCAAGCTAAAGTACAAATCATTGACTCTCTTCCACAATTAGGTGGCCAACCTGCCATTCTTTATCCTGAAAAACAAATTCTTGATGTCCCAGGTTTCCCTAATCTCACTGGTGAAGAATTAACAAATCGCTTGTTAGAACAATTACAAGGGTTTGATACACCAGCCCATCTCAATGAAACTGTTCTTGAAATTGACAAAGAAGATGGTGTTTTTAAGATTACAACCACTAAAGGAACTCATACTAGCAAAGCTGTCATCATCGCTATGGGTGGAGGTGCCTTTAAACCGCGTCCACTTGAACTAGAAGGTGTCGAAGGTTATAAAAACATCCATTACCACGTTTCTAACATTCAGCAATATGCTGGACAGAGAGTAACCATCCTCGGTGGAGGAGACTCTGCTGTGGACTGGGCCTTAGCTTTTGAAAAGATTGCTCCAACTACACTTGTTCACCGTCGAGATAACTTCCGTGCCCTCGAACATAGTGTCCAAGCCCTTCAAGAATCATCTGTTAGCATCAAAACACCATTTGTGCCAAGTCAACTTATGGGTGATGGACAAATTCTCAATAAGCTTGAAATCACAAAAGTCAAATCCGATGAGACTGAAACCATTGAACTGGATCACCTCTTTGTCAACTATGGATTTAAATCTTCTGTCGGTAATCTTAAAAATTGGGGATTAGAACTGAATCGTCATAAAATTATCGTCAATAGTAAGCAAGAATCTAGCCAGCCTGGAATTTACGCTATTGGTGACTGCTGCTACTACGAAGGTAAGATTGACTTGATTGCGACAGGTCTAGGTGAAGCACCTACTGCAGTTAACAATGCCATTAACTACATTGACCCAGAGCAAAAAGTACAACCAAAACACTCTACAAGTTTATAAGAAAAAAACCACGAATCATACGATTCGTGGTTTTATAATGGAATTATATTATTCGCAACGTATAAATCCTCTAGAAATATTATAAAGACTACTTTGATT from Streptococcus sp. oral taxon 061 includes these protein-coding regions:
- the cdaA gene encoding diadenylate cyclase CdaA → MNFQQLSNLQYWSSLFSSPWSIAINVIDILIVAYILYQFTKSIAGTKIMILVRGVLVFILAQIAANFLGLTTISWLINQLITYGVIAAVVIFSPEIRTGLERLGRATDFFSNTPMSSEEQMVQAFVKSVEYMSPRKIGALVAVQRVRTLQEYIVTGIPLDAKISAELLINIFIPNTPLHDGAVIISGDRIAVTSAYLPLTENTGISKEFGTRHRAAIGLSEVSDALTFVVSEETGGISITYNGVFKHDLSLEEFEEELRRILIPKDSQEPSLKERLLGGWNNEKK
- a CDS encoding NAD(P)/FAD-dependent oxidoreductase codes for the protein MSELYDITIVGGGPVGLFAAFYANLRQAKVQIIDSLPQLGGQPAILYPEKQILDVPGFPNLTGEELTNRLLEQLQGFDTPAHLNETVLEIDKEDGVFKITTTKGTHTSKAVIIAMGGGAFKPRPLELEGVEGYKNIHYHVSNIQQYAGQRVTILGGGDSAVDWALAFEKIAPTTLVHRRDNFRALEHSVQALQESSVSIKTPFVPSQLMGDGQILNKLEITKVKSDETETIELDHLFVNYGFKSSVGNLKNWGLELNRHKIIVNSKQESSQPGIYAIGDCCYYEGKIDLIATGLGEAPTAVNNAINYIDPEQKVQPKHSTSL